The Malaclemys terrapin pileata isolate rMalTer1 chromosome 7, rMalTer1.hap1, whole genome shotgun sequence nucleotide sequence GCTTGCCCTTCTGCAGTGGGCAGGGACGCCGCAGCCCTCCAGTGGTTGGGATGTGAGTCCTAATCAAGCATGTGAGCACATTGCCCTCTAGTGGTTAAATACCAAATGCTATGTATGGCATAATGCTGACATCAccatatttattcatttatttattgggCAATGTCTAGGCATTGATCTAAGCCCATCTAGGAGTATATTATCAAGTAGCCTGGATGTAGCAAAAGCTTCGATGACCAGGGAGAGACCTGCATGTGAGTGGAAAGGGTTGATTCATCTGGTCAAGTTTTCATAAGGTTGCCTGTCACCTTGGTATCTGagcatagactcataggactggaagggacttcgagaggtcatctagtccagtcccctgcactcgtggcagaactaattatctagaccattcctgacaggtgtttgtctaaccctactcttaaaaatcttcaatgatggagattccacaatctccctaggcaatttattccagtgcttaaccaccatgacagttaggaagtttttcttatgtccaacctaaacctcccttgctgcaatttaagcccattgcttcttgtcttagcctcaaaggttaagaaaaacagttttccttcctccttgtaacaaccttttacattcttgaaaactgttatcatgtcccttctcagtcttctcttttccagactaatcaAACCCATTTGGCCTCTCAGTGAAAAAGGCAAGTCCCCATAAGCACCCCCAGTAGTTCTTCTATTCAGGAATGATCACGGCCACTTGAAAGCTGCTCTACAGCTCTGAGGCAGAGACCACACCATCTTCCCCAACACTTGATGGTCAGTGGTCTCCAGGACTTCTGATGGAGCTACTGTGGTTACTAAATACCATTCTCTGTTGCTCATTGCCAGAATGAAGAGAGCTGAAGAGGCACCAGGTATAAATTGGACAGCGCCAGGGGCCTTGCAAAGTTACAGCAGCGTCTCCAGGTTACTCTATGGGCCACAGCGCCGTCTGGAATCTCCTCAGCACTGCCCGCTGCCCTGACTTCTTATTAGTTATATTATCATAAGCACCTAGGAGCCTAGTCatggctccactgtgctaggtgctgttcaaacacagaacaaaaacaaggtCTCTGCCTCACTTGAGCCTtctgcccccagcatgccctCTTTGTCAAGGCTTGCAAAGGGGTCCTTGGAAGCAGCTTTAGGGCTGTCTTCCTCAGGTCCTGCGTTGGGTGAAGCCTTCCCCTGGTCAGAGCTGGGGATTTTAGGGCCACTTCATGCCAGTCCAGCCCTTGCACCGGGTATAAAGGGGGCCAGAGTGGCAGTGAGGATCTCACCCTTGATTTAGACAGAGCCATATTCCGAATGGAGGAATTGGCAGTATCATTTACACCTTTTGtcattgtttttctctctccattaCAGGATTTGGCCTTGCTCTTAACCTTCAGCCTTCGGTGATAATCATCGGGAAATACTTTCTGAAAAGGAGACCAATCGCCAATGGCCTTGCCATGGCTGGCAGCCCCGTCATGCTTTCTACCCTTGCTCCTTTGAACCAGTTCCTTTTTGACAATTTTGGCTGGAGGGGCAGTTTCTTTATTCTTGGGGCAATTTTACTGAACTGCTGTGTGGCTGGTGCTCTCTTCAGGCCCATTGGAATGGCAGCTGACCCTGTTCGGAAACCAACCATCAAGCAAGCTGAAAAGACTGTAAAAGAGCAGACCAATAAAAGCTCAGTTGAAATGCTCTCTCCCAAAACTGTCAGTTCGTTGAGCGGAACCGAAGACGAGGAGGACAAAGACTGCTGTGAGAAGTTTAATAAGTACCttgatttttccctttttaagCACAGAGGTTTCCTGATTTACCTGATTGGAAACGTGCTCATGTTTCTGGGATTTTTTGCCCCTATTGTTTTTTTGGCCCCTTACGCAAAGCACCTTGGCATTGATGAATACTCATCAGCCTTCCTCCTTTCTATCCTTGCAATAGTTGATATGATCGCCAGACCCACCACTGGAATTATTGCCAACAGTAAATGGGTGAGGCCAAAGATCCAGTattttttcagcttttcaattgCTTTTAATGGTGCCTGCCATCTCCTGTGCCCCTTAGCCACAGGCTACACGGGTCTAGTCATATACTCCGTCTTTTTTGGCTTGGCCTTTGGTATGGTTTGTGCCATGCTCTTTGAAACCCTCATGGACCTCGTGGGAGCTGCGCGATTCACAAGTGCTGTTGGCCTTGTCACCATAGTGGAGTGTTGCACGATACTTCTTGGACCACCTATTGGAGGTGAGCATGTTTCTATACTATAACTCTAGTGACATGTCAGCTTTTGATCTAATTCCTAGATTGATACTGAGATAAATACAGGTTGCAGAGGGGTGCGTCTAACTTCATCTTCTCCATTTCAATCCCacttggtttggggttttttgcaagTAATTATGTGTAGAGTAATAAAGGTAATAGATTTGTCCTCCATGATTTCTCTTAGTGAGGATTTagcaacattaaaaacaaaagatcaTCTCTCATGTATTTGTTCCTTGGACCTGAACCTGCATATGTCCCATAtgtaaaaattcccattgaaaccaacaGTTGTGTGTGTGACATGGATGCTGGAGGTTTTTAGGCCTCATCCGTCAAACATGTAGGTGTGTAAGTGGCTTTACGCAATGCGACTACCCATATATGTAAACTTATTCACATGCATAAGCGTTAACAGGCTAGGGTCTCTATCTTGCAGAGCATTGAGGTGGCATTAAGGCCATCATCCAGCACATGGTTAATTTTAAACATGAtaataattccattgaaatccctTTGCTGAATTGAGCCCCCTGGATCTTAGCTGATGTTTTTTATTTGTCTGTAAGGACACAATAGATCCAAATAGCCACAGATGTGTATGCTTTTAATTTCTATGCAGCTGtgcattctggccttaaactcggCACGCTTCCATTTATAGATTTTCATTCTCTCAGCTTGGCCAATAGCATTCCAGCTGTAAAGACTGTAATGAAGAAAACGggctgtttttttaaaggaaaaatcatttattttgaatagatttGAGAATTTTTGCTTCCCCTtcttacagttttttaaaaatatataatatattcctaaaatatttgacaaaatagaaaataaatatgaaCGCGATCTGGGTGCCTTTATTCTTTTCTCATCTGTCACATGAAAAACTTCAGTTTGTGTCTTAGCTTAGACTGCAAGCAGTTCAGAGCAGGGACCTATGTtattgtaaagtgcctagcataCTGCTAAGAGCTAGATATATGGGGCAAAATTGTCAGCACTGACCAGCTTTGTCACAGGGTTTCCTCAGATTCCGCTTTCCCTCTGTTATCAAGCGCCATATTACAATTTATTGCACTACAAGATGATGATACAAAAACAACCTGTAACAACCCGGGATCAATACTGCAGGAAAGTTATGCAGCATCTCTGTGAATGTGATAGCACTCTTGGAAAGGGAGCTAAGCTGTGGGTCTACCTCCCAGTGAAATAATGggaattaagcacctaaatatcaTTGAGGATGAGGGCCCTAGATGTTAGCTAGTATTCAGAGTAAGAGTCCTAAATCGTTCACAGCTCTAAGTGccactctagggtgaccagacagcaaatgtgaaaaatcgggacacaggatggggggtaatatcgggacatctggtcaccctaaagtgtTACTCTGATAAAGGATTGATAATTTAATATGACATCAAACAAAAACGAGGCCATTTGCTGTCAGTAGAAGGGCATCTGGGGACCTCTTTTATGATTATCACCCTCCCTTTCACCTACACCCTGAGAACCCAGTCTCCAATAGTCTGTCCTCTCATTGCACCTTCAGTACCTTTTGGCTTTGAAAGAACCAAAAAGTCCCACTTCTGCACAGCTTGCAAGTTGGTTGCAGTCACTGTGTGTGCTCCATCTGGTAAAGGAAACAGAGCGGCACTCCCCTTTATCAGCTCTCACCGGCCCCAGCCCAGTACTTGAACACACCTGTAACGAAACACGGGAGCGGTACTACTGACCACAGCCTACTTTATAACCTCTAGCTTTAAGTTCATTCTCAAGGCTCCCTACTAACAATACGTGTTCAAACCTGCAGCAATGCCCAGAGTCATTTGGCAGGCAGTAGAAGGATTCTCCCGTGAATAAAATTACCTTATATTGGGTCATTATGTAGCATATACTGTAAAGTCCTTTCCCATCAAGGAGCAAACAATATCTACATAATATAATTATTTAACACACTTTTCACCTCTCTGGGCCTTTCATCAAACCTCATGTGGCCATGAGTTAAACGAGTTTGTATGTGACACCCAGCTGCCATTTATTCTGCACATATCGGTGGAATCGCAGAGGGTGGTGCAGGCGCGGAGGAGCGGCTTGCCCCGCACCCGCATGCTGGGTAGGGTAACTGTCTGCTGCTAGGACTGTTAATTTGTCACCTTTACGTGCGCTGAATGGCCGTCAACTTTTAACTAGGCTTGGTGTTCTGCAGGTATTTGTATATAACCCTGTTAAACTGGGATAGCAGCTCACAACACAACTTTATGTAATAGTAAAGCCCCGGAACTCACTAGGGAAAGGTAGAGTTAATATGGTTTTGAATTTCATAAGATAAAAAACTAAGAGCTGCCTAAGCTTCGTTCTCTCACATTTTACAGAGCAATTTAATTCTTCCTTTCACTGTGTGGCAGAAGCAGATGCAGCCTCTTCTTTTCACACAGTCATTATATAGTTCATAGCAAATTGAAGGTTTTAAGGTGACTGTTTTCTAAATTCTGTAATTTTTACGCAAGAGATTAAGCTAATTGCCAAAGACTGCTAATGAGGCCAAAACAGTGCTGTGTAATAGTTAGTGATATTAGTTTTGGAGTatttttt carries:
- the LOC128841130 gene encoding monocarboxylate transporter 2-like isoform X1, which codes for MSPPANTHLAYTPPDGGWGWAVVFGAFISIGFSYAFPKAIAIFFKEIQDFFGTSYSEIAWVSSIMLATTYGGGPISSILVNRFGSRPVVIFGGLLCGIGMISAAFCTSILQLYICVGVVSGFGLALNLQPSVIIIGKYFLKRRPIANGLAMAGSPVMLSTLAPLNQFLFDNFGWRGSFFILGAILLNCCVAGALFRPIGMAADPVRKPTIKQAEKTVKEQTNKSSVEMLSPKTVSSLSGTEDEEDKDCCEKFNKYLDFSLFKHRGFLIYLIGNVLMFLGFFAPIVFLAPYAKHLGIDEYSSAFLLSILAIVDMIARPTTGIIANSKWVRPKIQYFFSFSIAFNGACHLLCPLATGYTGLVIYSVFFGLAFGMVCAMLFETLMDLVGAARFTSAVGLVTIVECCTILLGPPIGGTLIDTFGDYKYMFIKCGAVMVLAGTFLFIMNYYNYRMLAKEERERKATEETTKDNKHIRTETEDGNIWAKEKMQDGPEVEPLTDEKEGLKKEVNGKSEV
- the LOC128841130 gene encoding monocarboxylate transporter 2-like isoform X2 → MISAAFCTSILQLYICVGVVSGFGLALNLQPSVIIIGKYFLKRRPIANGLAMAGSPVMLSTLAPLNQFLFDNFGWRGSFFILGAILLNCCVAGALFRPIGMAADPVRKPTIKQAEKTVKEQTNKSSVEMLSPKTVSSLSGTEDEEDKDCCEKFNKYLDFSLFKHRGFLIYLIGNVLMFLGFFAPIVFLAPYAKHLGIDEYSSAFLLSILAIVDMIARPTTGIIANSKWVRPKIQYFFSFSIAFNGACHLLCPLATGYTGLVIYSVFFGLAFGMVCAMLFETLMDLVGAARFTSAVGLVTIVECCTILLGPPIGGTLIDTFGDYKYMFIKCGAVMVLAGTFLFIMNYYNYRMLAKEERERKATEETTKDNKHIRTETEDGNIWAKEKMQDGPEVEPLTDEKEGLKKEVNGKSEV